AAGAAGTGATCGGTAAACTTTTTCTTTCCGAAGGCATTTAATAATTCAATGATGATGATGGCGATCATGAGTACGCCAACGACCGGCATGATGATCAGGAAGAACCACCACCACGGACGCTTAATGATCTGCAGCCATACAAAAATGTTGTAGAACGGAACCAGGGCTTCCCAGGGGGCACGACCTGCTTTTTGAAATAATTTCCACAACCCAACGTGCAGACCCAAAGTAAAACAAAGGGTAAGGATACCTTGCCCTGAAAGTAGAAATTCCATTAGAGATTGGAGTTTAGGAGATCGTCCATACCAAATACGCCTTTCTTGCCGGGAAGCCATTCTGCTGCAACCACCGAGCCCAATGCAAAACCTTGTCGGCCTTTGGCGGTGTGTTTCAACTCAATGGTATCGATCTCAGATTCATAAACGACGGTATGCGTACCGGGTACTTCAGATCTTCTGATTGCGGCGACCTGAAGATGATCACGTTTAATTTCGGGGGCCATGCACCATCCCTTTTTGTGATCAAGGTGATCAAGGATGCCGTTGACGATGGTCAATGCCGTACCACTGGGTGCATCCGCTTTATGGATATGATGGACTTCCTCTACGGTTACATCATAATCTTTGTGCGATTTCATCAATTGTGCGAGCATCTTGTTTACCCGGAACATGACATTCACCCCAATACTGAAATTGGAGGCATGAAAAACGCTTCCATCGTATTCTGTGCAGGCCTGTTTAATGTCGTTCATGGCGTTCAGCCAGCCGGTGGTACCGACGACTACAGGAACACCAACTTTCAAGCACTGCAAAATATTGTCTTTCGCTGCATCCGGATGGGTAAACTCTATGGCAACCTCGGCACTTCTGAATGCGTCCTTCTGCATATCATCGACATTGTTCTTTTCAATGGTCGCAACGATTTCATGACCTCGTTGCTCAGCGATCCCATGGATCACTTTACCCATTTTTCCATAGCCTATGATGGCGATTTTCATAACGGAATTGCACTTGGTTTGATAACTGGTGTACTCATATTCGGTTCAAAGAAAAGAAAAAATCATAACCGCAGGGTCAATGCCATGCCCAGTGGCTTGAAGCCGCTCCCGTATGAGGGAATAAATGAAGGTTGCCATCTCAGGCTCAGGTCATCGCTGACATCAAAGGTATAAAGATGCGCATCAACAGTGGCATCGATGATGTTGAGGCCGTATATCAGCCCCATGACAATGATGTCAAGGTCCCGGTATCTGCGGAAGTTATCTTGTGCGGCGAGCAAGCCGTCATCAGGAATAAGGCTGAGTTCCGGATCCTGTGCGCTCACGTTTTGATTTACACGTGCCACGTATTCATCCCGGTATAATTTGTATTGGGAGTGATTGTAGCGGGTAAGAAAATACATACCTGTCAGGCCACCATAGACAATGGGAATTTTCCAGTATTTTCTGTTATATGCTTGTCCAAGACCGGGTAGAACGGCAGAAAAGATGGCGGCCTTCCTCGGGGAGTGGGAGCGCGGTGTACTCAAATCCTGAGAAAAGGTTGGATATGAGATCAGGCTTGCACACGCGATAAGGATCAGGGTGATCAGTCGCAGGGGAGGTCGGTTACCAGATGTGCCTGGTTTCAATTTATGTTCAGGCGAGTCCAAGTTTGGATAACAATTCGGTAAATTCTTCTTCGGATGTGAAGGGGATCGTGATCTTGCCCTTGCCTTCCGACTGCATGGTCATTTGTGCTTTGGGGCCGAAATTCTGACGAAGCTCTTCGCTCACCTTCTGTAACTCGAAAGAGAGTGGTTTTGGTGTGGCTTTGCTCCGGTTTGATTTGGAAACGGCGCGGGCCATGGCCTCGGCATCTCTGACAGATAGTTGTTGATTCAGCAGGGATTGGAATAGTTTCAGTTGTTGCTCCTCATCGGGTACACCGGCGATGGCGCGGGCATGTCCCATGGATATCTTTCCATCGCGGATGGCCTGTTGAATTTCAATGGGAAGATGCAGGAGGCGCAGATAGTTGGCGATGGTAGAGCGTTTCTTTCCGAGTTTTTCACTCACCTCTTCCTGGGTAAGACTGCACTCATCTACCAGGCGTTTGCAGCTGATGGCGACTTCAATGGGATCGAGGTCTTCACGCTGAACATTTTCCACCAGTGCGATCTCGAGCATTGCCTGATCGTTGGCAACTCTGATGTAGGCGGGAATATCCTTAAGGCCTGCCAGGTGTGCAGCCCGGAAACGACGTTCACCGGAAATAAGCTGAAACTTATCGTAACCCAGCTTGCGAACAGTGACGGGTTGGATGATGTCATGTTCGCGAATGGAATCCGCCAGTTCATCAAGCTTTTCCTGGTCAAACTCCGATCTTGGTTGAAAGGGATTGGCTTCTATCTGGTCGAGGGGAATCCGTGTGATCGATCCTACCACCTTCTCCGCATCACCCGGGCCCATGGTGATGTCTGTTCCTGCGTTCTCCAGCAGAGCACTGAGGCCCTTTCCCAAAGCGTTTCTTTTACCGTTGCTCATCAGCTATGTCTATGATTTTGTCGGATTCTTTTATCCGTGTAAGTTCATTTTTCTGCAGAATCTCTCTGGCAAGGTTCAGGTAATTGAGGGAACCTTTGCTGCTTGCGTCGTGCATTATAATGGTTTTGCCAAAACTTGGTGCTTCCCCGAGTTTGGTGTTCCGTTGAATGATGGTGTCAAATACCATTTGCTGGAAATGGGTTTTTACCTCTTCTACGACCTGGTTAGACAGGCGCAGGCGAACGTCGTACATGGTGAGAAGCAGTCCCTCAATGGCGAGTTCGGGGTTCAGGCGTTGTTGAACGATCTTCACCGTGTGCAATAATTTGCCAAGTCCTTCCAGTGCAAAATACTCACATTGGATGGGGATGATCACGGAGTCTGCGCAGGTAAGTGCGTTGATGGTAACCAGTCCGAGTGATGGTGAGCAATCGATGATGATAAAATCGTATTGATCCTTTAGGGGGGTGAGTACCTCCTTCATCATATACTCCCGCCGGGGCATGTTGATCATTTCAATCTCTGCTCCGACCAGGTCGATGTGCGCCGGGATCAGGTCGAGGTAAGGGGTCTCTGTCTTTACGATGACATCCTGAGGGTTGGCATTGTTGATGATGCACTCGTAAATACTTGCTTTTTGTTCTCTTGGGTCAAGTCCCATTCCTGATGTCGCATTGGCTTGCGGATCCGCATCCACGACCAATGTTTTGCGTTCCAGCACAGCCAGCCCCGCGGCCAGGTTAATGGCGGTGGTTGTTTTTCCTACGCCTCCTTTTTGATTGGCTATTGCTATGATCTTTCCCATATAATCCTTTCTTACAGTTTGATGGTGTCTCCGATGCCAGGGAGATGCAGGTCAATTTGTTTGGCCTTTGCCTTCTTTTGCGCCACTTCTTTATCGATCACGATATAGGGGAAGGTGTCGTAATGAAGTCCTACGATCGAGGAACAGCCAACGAACTCAGCACATCTTAAAGCGTCATCGATGCCCATGGTAAAATTATCACCGATAGGAAGAAATGTTGTTTTGAGTGTCCTGCCTTCACCGTATAATTTCATGTCCATGGTCAGTGCGGTATCACCTGAATAGTAAAAGTCGTCTCCACCGGTTTCCACGACAAAGCCACCGGGGTTACCTCCATACGTGCCATCCGGCAATACGGAAGAGTGTATCGCAGCAACATACTGCACTGTGCCGAAATCAAACGTCTTTCTTCCACCGAAGTTCATCGGATGATATGCCGTGATGCCTTGGCTGGAAAACCAGGTGGCGATCTCAAAATTCGAAACCACAGTGGCACCGGTTCGCTTGGCAATGGATAACGCATCGGCCACATGATCTTCATGTCCATGAGACACCAGGATGTAATGTGCCTCAATTTGATCAATGTTGATATGTTTGGCCAATGGATTCGGAGTAATAAAGGGATCAAACAAAAGCTTGATGTCCCTGATCTCTACCAAAAAACAGGAATGACCGTAATAAGTGATATTCATTGTTGATTGGTGGTTTTAACCAGTTCATTTTCGGAGATAAGCAGACTTTCCTCCGAAGGTTAAAATTAAGACATTCTGTGATGTTGCCGGTGGATTTTTATGCACAATTGTTAATAAGTCGGCCTCTGCTGCCTTTGATTTCCACAGGTTTTAACCGGCAAGCAAATAAAAACCCATCCCGTACATGTCGGGATGGGTTTTCTTGATGAAGTATCTACGGATGATAGATCAGTTACGATCTACGGTTTCTTCAGCCAATATGCCTTCTTCCTTTTCAGAACCAAGATCTTCGAAGCTTACATCGGAAAATGGCGTGTTGCTGCTTTTTTCAACGTGCTTTTCTTCCCTTGGCTTTGATTCCTGTGTTACCGGCTGACTGGATTGTAATTCCACAATCTTACCGATCGTTTCTGAGAGACCATCACTGAACTTATCGAAATCTTCCTTGTAAAGGAACAATTTGTGCTTTTCGTAAAAGAACTTGTTTTCTTCATTGCTAAACCGTCTCTTACTTTCTGTGATCGTCAGGTAGTAGTCATTTGACCTGGTTGATTTGACGTCGAAAAAATACGTGCGCTTGCCTGCACGTACTACCTTAGAAAAAATCTCATCCTGATTCTGCTTCATGTCGTTTTCAAAATCTTCCATCTTTCTCACAATTGGTTAACAATTCTGTAGTGTTCGTTAAACTTGATGAGCAAACTTAAATATTATTTTCTATAAAACCATGTTTATCTGGAAAAAATATTCATTGGTGGGGCAAAAATGGACGAACACCGGAATGTGCCGGAAAGGTCGACTGGAAATAATTGGAAAGCCTGCCGTTGCCTGTCAAAATAGACAAAGCGATTAAATTTTAACATGTTTTTTGGAGGCGCCGACAACAAAATACCTGGGTTCGGGAGTTTTTTCAAGGCCTTATTTCTATGGTCGATTATCAAATGTCCGTTGTCTAATGTCAATTAACTATTGACCAATGCCCAACTCCTATGCAACGGATTCTATGTCCACATTATTTTTCTACGCTTCGCTCTTCTTTCAATTGCTTTTGATACAATTGTTCATAGGCCCCTTTTTGTGCAATTAATTCATCATGGCTTCCCTGTTCTATGATATGGCCTTGATCCATCACAATGATACGGTCGGCATTTTTTAGAGAGGAGACCCGGTGGCTTATGATCAGAGTGGTTCGTTTCTTGATAACCTCGCGGAGGTTTTGCAAAATATGTTCCTCTGTTTGAGTATCCACAGCAGATAAGCAATCATCAAAGACCAGGATATTAGGATTTCGAATGATGGCCCTGGCAATCGAAAGCCGTTGTTTCTGTCCACCCGAAAGGGTGATACCCCGTTCCCCGATGATGGTTTCGAATTTTTTTGGGAACTCCATGATGTTGTCATACACACCGGCTGTACGGGTGGCTGAAGCTATGGCCTGATCCACATCTCCTTCATATGGTTCATCTAAACCAAACCGGACGTTGTTGGCAATGGTATCTGAAAACAGAAAAACATCCTGAGGGACCATGCCCATGGATTTGCGTAATGAACCTGTCTCAAGCTCCCGGATAGGAATATCTCCGATTCGTATCTCACCTTCATTGGTGTCATACATTCTACAGATCAGTTGGGCAAGGGTGGATTTTCCCGATCCGGTCTTTCCTGTGATAGCCAGTGACCCACCCTCTCTGACTTTGAAGCTCAGGTTGTCTATCGCCTTGATTCCTGAGTCAGGGTAGGTAAAGCTGACATTTCTGAACTCAATGTCGAATTTTTCAGGAACCAATGTCCCGGTATTTATCACCTGTGGTTCGCTTTTTAGAAATTCATTGATCCTTTCCTGCGAGGCTGCTGCCCTCTGGATAATTGATGTGACCCAACCAACGGCGGTGAACGGCCATGTGAGCAAATTCACATAGATTACGAACTCGGCGATATTGCCAAGGGAAATATTTCCTGCGATCGCTTCCCGGCCACCTATATATATGGTAAGTAATGTGCTTATCCCGATCAGTAATGTCATGGCAGGTAAAAAAGCCGCATTGATGGTTACCAGCCTCAGGGAGGCATCCATATATCCCTGGGTGTGTGTCCGGAATTTATTTTCCCATGCATCTTCCCGAACATAGGCTTTAAGCACCCTGATACCGGAGAACGCTTCCTGCACAAATGTGGAGATGCCGGAGAGTTTGCGTTGGACCACTTCGCTGCGTTTATTGATAAGACTGCTTACCATGTATATGACCACTGAAAGGATGGGGAGGGGAAGCAACACGTAAAACGTGAGCCTTGCATTCACAGACAGCATGGTGCTGACCACAAAAACAAATACACAGAGGAGATTAATGGTATACATGATGGCCGGACCAATGTACATGCGCACCCGGGAAACGTCCTCACTGATCCTGTTCATGAGGTCGCCCGTATTGTTGAGTTTGTAAAAAGCGAGGTCGAGTTTCTGGTAGTGAGCAAAAATCTCATTCTTCAGATCAAACTCAATAAGCCTGGACATAACAATGAGCGTTTGTCTCATAAAAAACATAAATAGTCCCTTTGATAAGGCCATGCCTACAATGAGCCCGCCAAACAAAAGAAGGACTGCAGCCAGATGTCCATAAAGGTCCTGTGCCAGGTCAAAACCGGAAAACAAGCGATAGGTATGGATCGTTTCGGCCACCAGGTCAAATGCATGACGGATGATCTGTGCCGGAAAAATGGCAAAGGCGTTGGATATGGCAACGAAGAAGGCGCCAAACAGCAAGCGCACTTTGTACTTTACCAGATACTTATTGAGATAGCGTAATGACCGCATGTTACCGGATTGCCGAAGCGCCTGTGAAATCTCCCTCCGCTTGTGTTAAAAAATACCTTACTTTTGTTGCTTCCTGAGAAGATAAATATCTGATCAGCATTGCCAAAATTAGCTATTATCTGAGTATTCGAAAATGATTTGTTCTTTGCAGGTATGTTAAACCGTAGACATCTCAGGGTGAAAGTCATGCAATCCCTGTATGCATTTTTGCAATCGGACGGCCGGGATTCCCGTGCTGGTGAAAAGGAACTGATGACCAACATAGAGAAGACCTGGGATCTGTATCTGAATCTACTTCGCCTCATGTTGGATATCGCCGATTATGCTGAAAAGCAACTCACCGATGCCCACCTGAAATACCTGCCTACAGCCGAAGATCTAAATCCCAATTTGCGTTTTGTTCAAAACCGTGTGATCAATCAGATCCGCAATGCGAAAGAAGTCACCGAACTTCCGGCAACAAGGCGCATACGATGGAATGCAGATGAAAATGTGGTGAAACGCCTGTATAGTACCCTCAAGGAAAGTTCCCGATTCAAAGAGTATATGACTGCCAGTGAGGTAACCTATGCCGATGACCAACGCATGGCGGTTTTCTTAATTAATGGGGTGATCGCTCCTTCCGAAAGTGTTATGCAGCAGTTTGAGGATGACAGTATTTTCTGGGTGGATGATTTTGATTTTGCCTGTGCTCAGGTGATCAAAGTAATCCAGGATCTGGAATCGTCGGAAGATAAATTGCCCCACGAAGGATGGTTTGAGCTGGACAAAGAGGAGAAGGAGTTTGTACTGTCCCTTTTCAGGGAAACGATCGAAGGGAATGCCTATTTCTCAAAACTGATCGGTGATAAAACCAGCAACTGGGATGCAGATCGCATCGCCATGATGGATATGTTGCTGATGAAAATGGCCTTATGTGAATTCACTAAGTTTCCTACCATACCCGTCAAGGTATCCCTCAATGAATATATCGACATCTCAAAGTACTACAGTACGCCCAAGAGCAAGGTCTTTGTCAACGGCGTGCTGGATAAGATCCTCGGGGAGTTACGCATGCAGAAACTGATCGTGAAGACCGGACGTGGATTGGTAGAATAATGAAATGTATCTTTGAAATTAACTAACCCTCATTTACTATTACTATGAAAAGAATCGTTTTGGCATTCCTTGCTATCGGAATGGTTTACGCTTGCAATTCAGGTGAAAGTGGTGATCAAAGTCAGGACCTGTCTACAGACCTGGTCAATAACCCTCTCTCCGGAGAAGAAAGCGATCCGACCTCTTTGCCAACACTGACCCTGGATGAACCGGAATATGATTTCGGAACGATCTCCCAGGGAGAAAAAGTAGAAAAATCATTTACATTCAAAAACACTGGTAAGTCGGACCTTATTATTTCAAATGCAACAGGCAGTTGTGGTTGTACGGTTCCCACCTGGCCTTCAGCTCCGATTAAGCCAGGAGAAACCGGTGTAATTGAAGTGGTGTTCAACAGTGAAGGCAAAAGTGGTCACCAGGAAAAAACCGTGACCGTCATGGCCAATACCCAGCCGAACCGGTCTACTATCAAAATCTATGGCGAGGTGAATGCGCCTGAACAACAGTAAAAACCTTTTGGGTGATCTAATGAATGGGCACCTTCTTAAATAAGACTTGTTACTATGAATAACTCAATGCTTGTATTTTTTCTCCAGGAAGCTCCTAAGCCTGAGGGTGGCGGTTCTCAAATGCTTCTGATGTTCGGATTGATCTTTGTCGTATTTTATTTTTTCATGATCCGGCCTCAGATGAAGAAGGCAAAAGAACAAAAGAAGTTCCGTGAATCGCTGAAGGTGGGTGACAAGGTGATCACCATCGGAGGTATCCATGGAAAAATCAATGATATCAAAGAAACGGTAGTGGTGATTGAGGTTGAAGGCGGTAACAGGCTGAAAATCGAACGTAGCGCCATCTCTGCTGATTTTGCAAAAGACGCGGAACGCATGAAGCAGGGCGGATAAGCCCGTTGTCAGATGAATGCCAGGGATAATAAGGGAAAGTCAAATAAACCACCGGCGAAGAAAGGACGTCTGAACCGGCAGATGTATGTGTTTGTTTCCTGCCTGCTTTTGTCGGCGCTTTTCTGGCTCCTTATCACACTTTCCAATAATTTCACTACCCGGCTAACGGTGGGTTTGACCTATGAAGGGTTGCCTGAAGACAAGGTGTTGGTGAACAAACTTCCGGATCGTGCAGAGATGGAGGTATACGGTAATGGTTTTGACCTGCTGGGCATGGTGATGCGCGGTTCCCTGTTGAAGATGAATATTGATCTGGGGAGGATGCGTGCCGGAAGAGATGAGCGTGGCCACATGTACATACTTACAAATGCAAACCTTACATATTTCTCCTATTTGCTGGGAGATCAGGTAAGGGTCTCAGATGTGAAGCCCGATTCCCTCAGGCTAAGATATGATGTCAGGATTTCAAAAAAAGTTCCGATCCGGTTCAACGGAAACATCCGCTTTAGAAAGCAGTTTCAATTGAAAGATGAATTGATTATCCAACCGGATAGCATAGTCATTTCAGGACCCAATGTGGTGATTGCAGGTATTACGGAAATGCTCACGGAGAAACTGATGCTTGATGACGTCCATGAAACGTATAGCCATGTCCTATCCGTTCACGTGGATAGTGTAAATGGAACATATGAAGTGTCTCAGCGTCAGGTCAAGGTAGAGATTCCCGTTGAGTCATTCACAGAAGACAGTCGTATGGTGGCTGTGAGGTCGCAGCAAAAAGCGGATTCGGTGAACCTGAGGTTATTCCCTGATTCAATTAGGGTAACCTACCTTGTAGGACTCAGTCACATGGATGAGATTCGTTCTGAAGATTTTGAGGCGATTGTGGACCTCGGTACACAGGCGTTGACTGAAAACAAAACCCTGAAAGTAACCCTTGAGAAGAGCCCTGATTTTATCCGATCGGTGCGCATTCAACCGGCAAGGGTTGAATTCCTGATTCGTAAGTAATGCTGAAAGTAGGTCTTACCGGAGGGATAGGGAGCGGCAAAAGCCTGGTGTCAAAAATATTCCTGACCCTGGGTGTGCCCGTGTATTTTTCTGATGATGCCGCCAGAAAATTGACAGATACCGATCCTGATCTGAAGCAATCGATCATAGCCCTTCTGGGTGAACAATCCTATGGTCCCGATGGTTTGATGAACCGGAAATGGGTGGCTGGGAAAGTGTTCAAAGATCCAGCATTGCTGCAGAAATTAAATATGCTGGTGCACCCTGCTGTCGCCGTTGATTTTAAGCAATGGTTGGAAGCCCGCCATGATGTATCTTACGTTATACGGGAAGCTGCCATCCATTTTGAAAGCGGTGCGCATAAGGAAATGGATGTGATGATTACCGTTTCTGCACCAGAGTCTCTGAGGATTCAGCGCGTGATGAAGCGTGATGGAACAATGGAAAAAGAGGTTCGCTCCCGATTGGCAAATCAGCTGACCGATGAGGAACGGGAACAACGCAGCCAGTATGTTATTCGTAACAATGATCACCAATTGGTGATCCCGCAGGTATTACAAATTCATGAAAATATTAAGTCCACAGCAGATCAGAGAGGCTGACGCCTATACGATCTCACATGAACCCATCGCCTCCATCGACCTGATGGAGCGCGCTGCCAATGTGTGTGCTGAGTGGGTGACAGGTCATTTTCCTAAAAAAACCAGATTCGCCATCTTTTGCGGTATGGGTAACAACGGTGGCGATGGACTGGCCCTGGGACGTATCCTGGCTGATGAGCATATGGACATCGACATTTTCGTGTTGTGCCATTCTGAAAACGGTTCAGAGGAATTTGTGGTCAACAAAGGCAGGGTGGAGGCGATGAAACAGATAGGCCTGGCAGAGATTCGGAGTATCGATGATTTTCCTGCACTTGAGCCCGGTACTGTTATTGTTGATGCGTTATTTGGATCCGGCATCAATAGGGATATTTCCGGAGTATCCGGTGAGGTGATCAATAAAATAAATAGCCTCGATGCGATGGTTATTTCCATTGACCTGCCTTCGGGTT
The genomic region above belongs to Flavobacteriales bacterium and contains:
- the dapB gene encoding 4-hydroxy-tetrahydrodipicolinate reductase, which produces MKIAIIGYGKMGKVIHGIAEQRGHEIVATIEKNNVDDMQKDAFRSAEVAIEFTHPDAAKDNILQCLKVGVPVVVGTTGWLNAMNDIKQACTEYDGSVFHASNFSIGVNVMFRVNKMLAQLMKSHKDYDVTVEEVHHIHKADAPSGTALTIVNGILDHLDHKKGWCMAPEIKRDHLQVAAIRRSEVPGTHTVVYESEIDTIELKHTAKGRQGFALGSVVAAEWLPGKKGVFGMDDLLNSNL
- a CDS encoding ParB/RepB/Spo0J family partition protein, which encodes MSNGKRNALGKGLSALLENAGTDITMGPGDAEKVVGSITRIPLDQIEANPFQPRSEFDQEKLDELADSIREHDIIQPVTVRKLGYDKFQLISGERRFRAAHLAGLKDIPAYIRVANDQAMLEIALVENVQREDLDPIEVAISCKRLVDECSLTQEEVSEKLGKKRSTIANYLRLLHLPIEIQQAIRDGKISMGHARAIAGVPDEEQQLKLFQSLLNQQLSVRDAEAMARAVSKSNRSKATPKPLSFELQKVSEELRQNFGPKAQMTMQSEGKGKITIPFTSEEEFTELLSKLGLA
- a CDS encoding ParA family protein; translated protein: MGKIIAIANQKGGVGKTTTAINLAAGLAVLERKTLVVDADPQANATSGMGLDPREQKASIYECIINNANPQDVIVKTETPYLDLIPAHIDLVGAEIEMINMPRREYMMKEVLTPLKDQYDFIIIDCSPSLGLVTINALTCADSVIIPIQCEYFALEGLGKLLHTVKIVQQRLNPELAIEGLLLTMYDVRLRLSNQVVEEVKTHFQQMVFDTIIQRNTKLGEAPSFGKTIIMHDASSKGSLNYLNLAREILQKNELTRIKESDKIIDIADEQR
- a CDS encoding metal-dependent hydrolase; this encodes MNITYYGHSCFLVEIRDIKLLFDPFITPNPLAKHINIDQIEAHYILVSHGHEDHVADALSIAKRTGATVVSNFEIATWFSSQGITAYHPMNFGGRKTFDFGTVQYVAAIHSSVLPDGTYGGNPGGFVVETGGDDFYYSGDTALTMDMKLYGEGRTLKTTFLPIGDNFTMGIDDALRCAEFVGCSSIVGLHYDTFPYIVIDKEVAQKKAKAKQIDLHLPGIGDTIKL
- a CDS encoding DUF3276 family protein; protein product: MKQNQDEIFSKVVRAGKRTYFFDVKSTRSNDYYLTITESKRRFSNEENKFFYEKHKLFLYKEDFDKFSDGLSETIGKIVELQSSQPVTQESKPREEKHVEKSSNTPFSDVSFEDLGSEKEEGILAEETVDRN
- a CDS encoding ABC transporter ATP-binding protein, whose translation is MRSLRYLNKYLVKYKVRLLFGAFFVAISNAFAIFPAQIIRHAFDLVAETIHTYRLFSGFDLAQDLYGHLAAVLLLFGGLIVGMALSKGLFMFFMRQTLIVMSRLIEFDLKNEIFAHYQKLDLAFYKLNNTGDLMNRISEDVSRVRMYIGPAIMYTINLLCVFVFVVSTMLSVNARLTFYVLLPLPILSVVIYMVSSLINKRSEVVQRKLSGISTFVQEAFSGIRVLKAYVREDAWENKFRTHTQGYMDASLRLVTINAAFLPAMTLLIGISTLLTIYIGGREAIAGNISLGNIAEFVIYVNLLTWPFTAVGWVTSIIQRAAASQERINEFLKSEPQVINTGTLVPEKFDIEFRNVSFTYPDSGIKAIDNLSFKVREGGSLAITGKTGSGKSTLAQLICRMYDTNEGEIRIGDIPIRELETGSLRKSMGMVPQDVFLFSDTIANNVRFGLDEPYEGDVDQAIASATRTAGVYDNIMEFPKKFETIIGERGITLSGGQKQRLSIARAIIRNPNILVFDDCLSAVDTQTEEHILQNLREVIKKRTTLIISHRVSSLKNADRIIVMDQGHIIEQGSHDELIAQKGAYEQLYQKQLKEERSVEK
- a CDS encoding transcription antitermination protein NusB produces the protein MLNRRHLRVKVMQSLYAFLQSDGRDSRAGEKELMTNIEKTWDLYLNLLRLMLDIADYAEKQLTDAHLKYLPTAEDLNPNLRFVQNRVINQIRNAKEVTELPATRRIRWNADENVVKRLYSTLKESSRFKEYMTASEVTYADDQRMAVFLINGVIAPSESVMQQFEDDSIFWVDDFDFACAQVIKVIQDLESSEDKLPHEGWFELDKEEKEFVLSLFRETIEGNAYFSKLIGDKTSNWDADRIAMMDMLLMKMALCEFTKFPTIPVKVSLNEYIDISKYYSTPKSKVFVNGVLDKILGELRMQKLIVKTGRGLVE
- a CDS encoding DUF1573 domain-containing protein; translated protein: MKRIVLAFLAIGMVYACNSGESGDQSQDLSTDLVNNPLSGEESDPTSLPTLTLDEPEYDFGTISQGEKVEKSFTFKNTGKSDLIISNATGSCGCTVPTWPSAPIKPGETGVIEVVFNSEGKSGHQEKTVTVMANTQPNRSTIKIYGEVNAPEQQ
- the yajC gene encoding preprotein translocase subunit YajC; translation: MLVFFLQEAPKPEGGGSQMLLMFGLIFVVFYFFMIRPQMKKAKEQKKFRESLKVGDKVITIGGIHGKINDIKETVVVIEVEGGNRLKIERSAISADFAKDAERMKQGG
- the coaE gene encoding dephospho-CoA kinase (Dephospho-CoA kinase (CoaE) performs the final step in coenzyme A biosynthesis.), translated to MLKVGLTGGIGSGKSLVSKIFLTLGVPVYFSDDAARKLTDTDPDLKQSIIALLGEQSYGPDGLMNRKWVAGKVFKDPALLQKLNMLVHPAVAVDFKQWLEARHDVSYVIREAAIHFESGAHKEMDVMITVSAPESLRIQRVMKRDGTMEKEVRSRLANQLTDEEREQRSQYVIRNNDHQLVIPQVLQIHENIKSTADQRG